A section of the Cryobacterium soli genome encodes:
- a CDS encoding polyribonucleotide nucleotidyltransferase, with protein sequence MEGPEITFAETVIDNGKYGKRTIRFETGRLAQQAQGSAAAYIDEETMLLSATSASKQPKDNFDFFPLTIDVEERMYAAGRIPGSFFRREGRPSTEAILTCRLIDRPLRPSFVDGLRNEIQVVVTVLAIAPDEYYDVLAINAASMSTQIAGLPFSGPIGGVRVALIPDDNGSGQWVAFPKHSQVEEAVFSMVVAGRVVTDADGSEDVAIMMIEAEATDNAWTLIQGGAIKPNEEVIAEGIEASKPFIKQLIVAQQQVASAASKPTGNYPLFPPYTTEVYDAVAALAYDGLKDVYVIADKIARQDADDVLKASVKTAIAAKVEAGELPATANNQVGAAYKSVTKLVVRSRVLNEGVRMDGRGLADIRPLDAEVAVIPRVHGSAIFQRGETQILGVTTLNMLKLEQTIDSLSPVTKKRYMHNYNFPPYSTGETGRVGTPKRREIGHGALAERALVPVLPTREEFPYAIRQVSEALSSNGSTSMGSVCASTLSLLNAGVPLRAPVAGIAMGLISDTVDGQTRYAALTDILGAEDALGDMDFKVAGTSEFVTAIQLDTKLDGIPASVLAGALTQAKDARTTILAVLNAAIDKPDEMAPTAPRVISVQIPVDKIGELIGPKGKMINSIQDETGADISIEEDGTVYIGAVDGPSAEAARIMVNSVANPTNPEVGEQFLGTVVKIAAFGAFVSLLPGKDGLLHISEVRKLAGGKRVENVEDVLGVGQKVLVEITKIDDRGKLSLAPVLADEADTQGRDAASEGPEAPAEG encoded by the coding sequence ATGGAGGGTCCAGAAATCACGTTCGCCGAGACCGTTATCGACAACGGCAAGTACGGCAAGCGCACCATCCGTTTCGAAACCGGGCGTCTCGCCCAGCAGGCGCAGGGCTCAGCCGCCGCCTACATTGACGAAGAGACCATGCTTCTCTCCGCCACGAGCGCCAGCAAGCAGCCGAAGGACAACTTCGACTTCTTCCCGCTGACCATCGATGTCGAAGAGCGCATGTACGCCGCCGGCCGCATCCCGGGCAGCTTCTTCCGCCGCGAAGGTCGCCCGTCGACCGAGGCGATCCTCACCTGCCGTCTGATCGACCGGCCGCTGCGCCCGTCGTTCGTCGACGGACTCCGCAACGAGATCCAGGTTGTCGTGACCGTTCTGGCCATCGCGCCCGACGAGTACTACGACGTCCTGGCCATCAACGCCGCGTCCATGTCGACCCAGATCGCCGGCCTGCCGTTCTCCGGCCCGATCGGTGGCGTCCGCGTCGCCCTCATCCCCGACGACAACGGCTCCGGCCAGTGGGTCGCCTTCCCGAAGCACTCGCAGGTTGAAGAGGCCGTGTTCAGCATGGTCGTCGCCGGCCGCGTTGTGACGGATGCCGATGGCAGCGAAGACGTCGCGATCATGATGATCGAGGCCGAAGCGACCGACAACGCCTGGACCTTGATCCAGGGCGGCGCCATCAAGCCGAACGAAGAGGTCATCGCCGAGGGTATCGAGGCGTCCAAGCCGTTCATCAAGCAGCTCATCGTCGCCCAGCAGCAGGTTGCCTCCGCGGCATCCAAGCCCACCGGCAACTACCCGCTGTTCCCGCCGTACACCACCGAGGTCTACGACGCTGTCGCAGCCCTGGCGTACGACGGCCTCAAGGACGTCTACGTCATCGCCGACAAGATCGCGCGTCAGGATGCCGACGACGTGCTCAAGGCATCCGTCAAGACCGCCATCGCGGCCAAGGTCGAAGCCGGCGAACTGCCCGCGACGGCCAACAACCAGGTCGGCGCGGCGTACAAGTCCGTCACCAAACTCGTCGTGCGCTCGCGCGTGCTCAACGAGGGTGTTCGTATGGACGGACGCGGCCTGGCCGACATCCGCCCGCTCGACGCCGAGGTCGCGGTCATCCCGCGCGTGCACGGTTCCGCTATCTTCCAGCGCGGCGAGACCCAGATCCTGGGTGTCACCACGCTGAACATGCTCAAGCTCGAGCAGACGATCGACTCCCTGAGCCCGGTCACCAAGAAGCGTTACATGCACAACTACAACTTCCCGCCCTACTCCACCGGTGAAACCGGTCGGGTGGGCACGCCGAAGCGTCGCGAGATCGGCCACGGAGCGCTCGCTGAGCGTGCCCTGGTTCCCGTGCTGCCCACGCGTGAGGAATTCCCGTACGCCATCCGTCAGGTCTCCGAGGCGCTCAGCTCCAACGGATCCACCTCGATGGGTTCCGTCTGCGCCTCCACCCTGTCGCTGCTGAACGCCGGAGTGCCGCTGCGCGCCCCGGTCGCCGGCATCGCCATGGGCCTCATCTCCGACACCGTCGACGGCCAGACCCGCTACGCGGCCCTGACCGACATCCTCGGTGCCGAAGACGCCCTCGGCGACATGGACTTCAAGGTTGCCGGCACGAGCGAGTTCGTCACCGCGATCCAGCTCGACACCAAGCTCGACGGCATTCCCGCGTCGGTCCTGGCCGGCGCGCTGACGCAGGCGAAGGATGCTCGCACGACGATCCTCGCCGTGCTGAACGCCGCGATCGACAAGCCCGACGAGATGGCACCGACCGCGCCCCGCGTGATCAGCGTGCAGATCCCCGTCGACAAGATCGGCGAGCTCATCGGCCCGAAGGGCAAGATGATCAACTCGATCCAGGACGAGACCGGCGCCGACATCTCGATCGAGGAAGACGGCACCGTGTACATCGGCGCCGTCGATGGTCCCTCGGCCGAGGCCGCGCGCATCATGGTCAACTCCGTCGCAAACCCCACCAACCCCGAGGTTGGCGAGCAGTTCCTCGGAACTGTCGTGAAGATCGCCGCTTTCGGCGCCTTCGTCTCGCTCCTCCCGGGCAAGGACGGCCTGCTGCACATCTCTGAGGTGCGCAAGCTCGCCGGCGGCAAGCGCGTGGAGAACGTCGAAGACGTCCTCGGCGTGGGCCAGAAGGTCCTCGTTGAGATCACCAAGATTGACGACCGTGGCAAGCTTTCGCTCGCCCCGGTCCTCGCCGATGAGGCCGACACGCAAGGTCGCGACGCCGCATCCGAGGGACCCGAAGCTCCGGCCGAAGGTTAG
- a CDS encoding dihydroorotate oxidase electron transfer subunit: MNPNPFSERNPSLVDELDGRKGLDQRREVDAARRAAAARQRAFAEADAAALDGLISVRPRSLVPRPQPVWDDAEVLVHEPAGERYRRLVLASDAIAAAAQAGQFLMITVPPNGGDTVLLPRPMAIHRRRLAAPARPATADQLATVAIAGTVELIYGVVGRGTRALAAVPVGGSLQVTGPLGRGFEFPRGTRTALLIGRGVGICGVMGAAEDAAAAGIRTTMVLSGQRPEQLLGRTDCAELGVRVIEATDDDGSSGLDTLGARLRAEFDGSTPEATPPDVVLVCGAGVLARLAAELGAHWGVPVQASLEAHMACGLGYCHGCAAPVRTDPSVEGPLVCADGPVFDARIPID; the protein is encoded by the coding sequence GTGAACCCGAACCCGTTCTCGGAACGCAACCCGTCGTTAGTCGACGAGCTCGACGGGCGGAAGGGGCTCGACCAGCGGAGAGAGGTTGACGCCGCCCGGCGCGCGGCCGCCGCACGCCAGCGCGCGTTTGCCGAGGCGGATGCGGCGGCGCTCGACGGGCTCATCTCGGTGCGCCCGCGCTCGTTGGTGCCGCGCCCGCAACCGGTCTGGGACGACGCCGAGGTGCTCGTGCACGAGCCGGCGGGGGAGCGCTACCGCCGCCTGGTCCTGGCCAGCGACGCCATCGCCGCTGCGGCCCAGGCCGGCCAGTTCCTCATGATCACGGTGCCGCCCAACGGCGGCGACACCGTCCTGCTGCCCCGGCCGATGGCGATCCACCGACGCCGCCTGGCCGCTCCGGCACGCCCCGCCACCGCGGACCAGCTTGCGACCGTGGCAATCGCCGGCACTGTCGAGCTCATCTACGGCGTCGTCGGCCGCGGCACCCGCGCCCTGGCTGCCGTTCCGGTCGGCGGGAGCCTGCAGGTCACCGGTCCGCTCGGCCGCGGGTTCGAGTTCCCGCGTGGCACCCGCACCGCCCTGCTGATCGGCCGCGGCGTCGGCATCTGCGGCGTGATGGGCGCCGCGGAGGATGCCGCGGCAGCGGGCATCCGCACCACCATGGTGCTCAGCGGCCAACGCCCCGAGCAGTTGCTCGGCCGAACCGACTGCGCCGAACTCGGCGTGCGGGTGATCGAGGCCACGGATGACGACGGCTCGAGCGGGCTGGACACCCTCGGTGCCCGGCTGCGCGCCGAGTTCGACGGCTCCACGCCCGAGGCCACCCCACCCGACGTTGTCCTGGTCTGCGGGGCCGGCGTGCTCGCCCGGCTCGCCGCAGAGCTCGGCGCGCACTGGGGCGTGCCCGTGCAGGCCTCGCTCGAGGCGCACATGGCGTGCGGCCTGGGCTACTGCCACGGCTGCGCCGCCCCGGTTCGCACCGACCCGAGTGTGGAAGGTCCGTTGGTCTGCGCCGACGGGCCGGTCTTCGACGCCCGGATCCCTATCGATTAA
- a CDS encoding dihydroorotate dehydrogenase, producing MVALREGPVFPDARAAFFAAGPEPLDLAVDLSMRIGTLTLRTPVMPASGCFGPELGALIPVAELGATVTKTVFGSARGGNPVHRLTEIPAGMVNSVGIPSRGPAGYLAELHPRYAALGVPTIISVGGHRPGEYAPVVEALCEHGSAFELNVSCPNLDRDGTDIGSDPAAIRAVVGAVRRVTDKPIIVKLPVLVTSIADCARAAEEAGADAVCVANSIPAMPLDAATRRPILGNVIGGLSGPSIKPIVLRLVWLASRAVQIPVIACGGVGTVDDALDYFSVGASAVQVGTASFGRPFAAVEIARGLGHRCRDAGVGSIRELLELESAL from the coding sequence ATGGTCGCCCTTCGCGAGGGACCCGTATTTCCGGATGCCCGCGCCGCGTTCTTCGCCGCCGGCCCCGAACCGCTCGACCTGGCGGTTGACCTCTCAATGCGCATCGGCACCCTCACCCTGCGCACCCCGGTGATGCCCGCATCCGGCTGCTTCGGCCCCGAGCTCGGTGCGCTCATCCCGGTAGCTGAACTCGGCGCCACCGTCACCAAGACAGTCTTCGGCTCCGCCCGCGGCGGCAACCCGGTGCACCGGCTCACCGAGATCCCCGCGGGCATGGTGAACAGCGTGGGCATCCCGAGCCGGGGCCCGGCCGGCTATCTCGCCGAGCTGCACCCGCGCTACGCCGCCCTGGGTGTGCCCACGATCATCAGCGTCGGCGGGCACCGGCCGGGCGAGTACGCCCCCGTCGTCGAGGCGCTCTGCGAGCACGGCAGCGCGTTCGAACTCAATGTGTCCTGCCCCAACCTCGACCGGGACGGCACCGACATCGGCTCCGACCCGGCGGCCATCCGCGCCGTGGTCGGCGCCGTGCGGCGGGTCACCGACAAACCCATCATCGTGAAGCTGCCGGTGCTGGTCACCTCCATCGCGGACTGCGCACGGGCCGCCGAGGAAGCCGGCGCCGACGCCGTCTGCGTGGCCAATTCGATCCCCGCGATGCCGCTGGATGCCGCCACCCGCCGGCCGATTCTCGGCAACGTCATCGGCGGCCTGTCCGGGCCGTCGATCAAACCGATCGTGCTGCGGCTGGTCTGGCTCGCCTCCCGCGCCGTGCAGATCCCCGTGATCGCCTGCGGCGGAGTCGGCACTGTCGACGATGCGTTGGACTACTTCTCGGTCGGAGCCAGTGCGGTGCAGGTGGGCACAGCGAGCTTCGGTCGGCCGTTCGCTGCCGTGGAGATCGCCCGGGGGTTGGGGCACCGGTGCCGCGACGCCGGGGTCGGCAGCATCCGCGAGCTACTCGAACTGGAGTCCGCACTGTGA
- a CDS encoding FMN reductase, which produces MTERTLAVVSAGLSQPSSTRLLADKLATATVARLADEGVATTVVTYELRDYAQDIMNNMLTGFANPRLEEMIEAVTSADGLIAVTPIFTTSYSGLFKTFFDVIDNRSLTDQPVLIGATAGTARHSLALDYALRPMFTYLHAVVVPTSVFAASEDWGTGDSGGRIDSRVATLPARIERAAGELAALVARSDRSTRVRDPFELPAGFNPAGMFPPR; this is translated from the coding sequence ATGACCGAGCGCACTCTGGCGGTCGTCTCCGCCGGGCTCAGCCAGCCCTCCTCCACCCGGCTGCTCGCCGACAAGCTCGCCACAGCCACCGTGGCGCGCTTGGCCGACGAGGGGGTCGCCACGACGGTCGTGACCTACGAACTGCGCGACTATGCGCAGGACATCATGAACAACATGCTCACCGGGTTCGCCAACCCACGGCTGGAAGAGATGATCGAAGCCGTCACCTCGGCCGACGGCCTGATCGCCGTCACCCCGATCTTCACCACCAGCTACAGCGGCCTGTTCAAGACGTTCTTCGACGTGATCGACAACCGCAGCCTCACCGACCAGCCGGTGCTGATCGGCGCGACCGCGGGCACGGCCCGGCACTCGCTCGCGCTGGACTACGCGCTGCGACCGATGTTCACCTACCTGCACGCCGTGGTGGTGCCCACGTCGGTGTTCGCCGCGTCGGAGGACTGGGGTACCGGCGACAGCGGCGGCCGGATCGACAGCCGCGTGGCCACCCTGCCGGCACGCATCGAGCGCGCCGCGGGGGAGCTGGCGGCCCTGGTCGCCCGCTCCGACCGGTCCACCCGGGTGCGCGACCCGTTCGAGCTCCCCGCCGGCTTCAACCCCGCCGGCATGTTCCCGCCGCGCTAG
- a CDS encoding LLM class flavin-dependent oxidoreductase yields MQFGIFTVGDLTTDPTTGQTPTEHERIKAMLTIAQKAEEVGLDVFAAGEHHNPPFVPSSPTTMLGYIAAKTERIILSTATTLITTSDPVKIAEDFAMLQHIADGRVDLTLGRGNTGPVYPWFGQDIRQGIPLALENYALLRRLWREDFVDWEGQFRTPLQGFQSTPRPLDGVPPFVWHGSIRSPEIAEQAAYYGDGFFSNHIFWPASHTAKMVKYYRNRFEHYGHGSAAQAIVGLGGQVFMRKNSQDAKSEFRPYFDNAPVYGNGPSMEDFTSQTPLTVGSPQEVIDRTLGFRDYVGDYQRQLWLMDHAGLPLKTVLEQLDILGEEVVPVLRKEFAKNRPADVPDGPTHESLVIAAEAAQAPTVVASAHRDDLDTAAAIAPHRRASGAAFGLAGAGKTGA; encoded by the coding sequence ATGCAGTTCGGAATCTTCACTGTCGGCGATCTCACCACCGATCCCACCACGGGGCAGACCCCCACCGAGCACGAGCGCATCAAGGCCATGCTCACCATCGCTCAGAAGGCGGAAGAGGTCGGCCTCGACGTCTTCGCCGCGGGCGAGCACCACAACCCGCCCTTCGTGCCGTCGTCGCCGACCACCATGCTCGGCTACATCGCGGCCAAGACGGAGCGGATCATCCTCTCCACCGCCACCACGCTGATCACCACGAGCGACCCGGTGAAGATCGCCGAGGACTTCGCGATGCTGCAGCACATCGCCGACGGCCGGGTGGACCTCACGCTGGGCCGTGGCAACACCGGCCCGGTCTACCCCTGGTTCGGCCAGGACATCCGCCAGGGCATCCCGCTCGCCCTGGAGAACTACGCGCTGCTGCGCCGGCTGTGGCGCGAGGACTTCGTCGACTGGGAAGGCCAGTTCCGCACCCCGCTGCAGGGCTTCCAGTCCACTCCGCGCCCGCTCGACGGCGTACCTCCGTTCGTCTGGCACGGCAGCATCCGCAGCCCCGAGATCGCGGAGCAGGCCGCGTACTACGGCGACGGCTTCTTCTCCAACCACATCTTCTGGCCCGCGTCGCACACCGCCAAGATGGTCAAGTACTACCGCAACCGCTTCGAGCACTATGGCCACGGCAGCGCCGCGCAGGCGATCGTCGGCCTCGGCGGCCAGGTGTTCATGCGCAAGAACTCGCAGGACGCCAAGAGTGAGTTCCGGCCGTACTTCGACAACGCGCCGGTCTACGGCAACGGACCGAGCATGGAGGACTTCACCTCGCAGACGCCGCTCACCGTCGGCAGCCCGCAGGAGGTCATCGACCGCACGCTCGGTTTCCGTGACTACGTGGGCGACTACCAGCGCCAGCTCTGGCTGATGGACCACGCCGGTCTGCCGCTGAAGACAGTGCTCGAGCAGCTCGATATCCTCGGCGAGGAGGTCGTGCCCGTGCTCCGCAAGGAATTCGCGAAGAACCGCCCGGCCGACGTGCCGGACGGGCCCACCCACGAGTCCCTGGTGATCGCGGCCGAGGCCGCGCAGGCTCCGACCGTGGTCGCATCCGCTCACCGTGACGACCTGGACACGGCCGCAGCGATCGCGCCGCACCGCAGGGCGTCGGGAGCCGCGTTCGGCCTGGCCGGCGCAGGCAAGACCGGAGCGTAG
- a CDS encoding ROK family transcriptional regulator, with protein MHGSYEALPPLGESAVSLARAVLMHGPISRGELGRRLGLSPASLTRLSKPFFDRGLFIELSDDQSGGVGRPTRPLDVRVDGRRFVGVKLTADDAFGVLTDLRAKELAAGQRSLSGRDEDTVVAHLADLIRELADDGAESGSLAAVGVSVGGKVARSRVVTRAPFLGWRDVHLATALEKALGVPVFVENDVAGLAAAEQWFGAGRGTSTFAVLTIGAGVGYGLVVNDQVITTSDSGLGLGGHVPLDENGPLCDSGHRGCSDAMLTEPSIRSAVGRLLGREVTYDEVLALGTAGDPAALEVLRASGRALGRLVALIANLAMLDTVVLAGEGIGLWAVVSDEVIGAARSGRDPEATPLQISIDDTGVSSWARGAAAVAIQHTLAGLTVPEPSSETRVATPIMGRE; from the coding sequence ATGCACGGGAGCTACGAGGCCCTGCCACCGCTCGGTGAGTCAGCGGTCAGCCTGGCGCGTGCCGTGCTCATGCATGGCCCGATCTCCCGCGGCGAGCTGGGCCGTCGTCTCGGCCTGTCCCCGGCGAGCCTCACCCGGTTGAGCAAGCCATTCTTCGACCGCGGCTTGTTCATCGAACTCAGCGATGATCAGAGCGGAGGGGTCGGCCGTCCGACCCGACCGCTCGATGTGCGGGTGGACGGCCGACGGTTCGTCGGCGTGAAGCTCACCGCCGACGACGCCTTCGGCGTCCTGACCGACTTGCGTGCCAAGGAGCTCGCCGCCGGCCAGCGCTCGCTGAGCGGCCGCGATGAGGACACCGTCGTGGCACACCTCGCAGACCTCATTCGCGAACTTGCCGATGACGGGGCGGAATCCGGATCCCTGGCCGCCGTCGGCGTTTCGGTCGGCGGCAAGGTCGCCCGTTCCCGGGTCGTCACCCGCGCGCCGTTCCTCGGCTGGCGCGACGTGCACCTGGCGACGGCGCTGGAAAAGGCTCTCGGTGTGCCGGTCTTCGTGGAGAACGATGTGGCGGGGCTGGCCGCAGCCGAGCAGTGGTTCGGTGCCGGCCGCGGCACATCGACGTTCGCCGTGCTCACCATCGGCGCCGGAGTGGGCTACGGCCTTGTCGTGAACGATCAGGTCATCACCACGAGCGACAGCGGGCTGGGCCTCGGCGGCCACGTTCCGCTCGACGAGAACGGACCGCTCTGCGACTCCGGGCACCGCGGATGCTCCGACGCCATGCTCACCGAGCCCTCGATCCGGTCGGCGGTCGGCCGGCTGCTCGGCCGGGAGGTCACCTACGACGAGGTGCTCGCGCTCGGCACGGCCGGCGACCCTGCCGCCCTCGAGGTGCTGCGGGCGTCTGGGCGGGCACTGGGGCGTCTGGTCGCGCTCATCGCCAACCTCGCCATGCTCGACACCGTGGTGCTGGCCGGTGAGGGAATCGGGCTCTGGGCGGTCGTCTCCGACGAGGTCATCGGTGCGGCCCGCAGCGGCCGGGACCCGGAAGCGACCCCCCTGCAGATCAGCATCGACGACACCGGCGTCTCCTCCTGGGCCCGGGGAGCGGCCGCCGTCGCGATCCAGCACACTCTGGCCGGGCTGACCGTTCCGGAACCATCCAGCGAAACCCGGGTTGCCACACCCATAATGGGTCGGGAATAG
- a CDS encoding glycoside hydrolase family 13 protein, producing MTAVEPRTPAAPAATTGHAPAAAPWWTTAVVYQVYPRSFADSDGDGIGDLGGVRAKLDHLAELGVDAIWLSPVYPSPQHDNGYDIRDYQDIDPVFGSLEEFDALLAEAHERGIKIVMDLVVNHTSDEHPWFVESRSSTDNPKRDWYWWRQPGAAGAEPNGWGSAFSGPAWTLDETTGEYYLHLFAKQQPDLNWENPEVRQAVYSMMNWWLDRGVDGFRMDVINFIAKQLDLVSGPAAASDGGSPMGAQIHDYLQEMHREVFAGRPGEHLTVGEMPGVSIDDAVLFTDAARAEVDMIFQFEHVSLDQGVHKFDPLPRDLVALKRSLARWQDGLAETGWNSLYLNNHDQPRLVSRFGNDTSWRYESATLWALVLHLHRGTPYIYQGEEIGMTNVRFEGIEDYRDIESLNHYREAVEQFDQSPASVLAGVHAMGRDNARTPMQWDASAHAGFTTGSPWIAANPNHTEINVAADRAAERSVFRFYQRLIALRHDDPVVALGAFELLEPEHEQLYAFTRTLDGQVLLVLANASDTPLTLQGEWLPDDISGAELLLGNYPGDGAAALRPWEARLYRL from the coding sequence GTGACCGCAGTCGAGCCCCGAACCCCCGCGGCACCCGCCGCCACCACCGGGCACGCGCCCGCCGCAGCCCCCTGGTGGACCACGGCCGTGGTGTACCAGGTCTATCCGCGCAGCTTCGCCGATTCCGACGGCGACGGCATCGGTGACCTCGGCGGGGTGCGCGCCAAACTCGACCACCTCGCCGAACTGGGCGTCGACGCCATCTGGCTGTCGCCGGTCTACCCGTCCCCGCAGCACGACAATGGCTACGACATCCGCGATTACCAGGACATCGACCCGGTGTTCGGCAGCCTCGAGGAGTTCGACGCCCTGCTCGCGGAGGCCCACGAGCGCGGCATCAAGATCGTGATGGACCTGGTGGTGAACCACACGAGCGACGAGCATCCGTGGTTCGTCGAGTCACGGTCGTCAACCGACAACCCCAAGCGCGACTGGTACTGGTGGCGTCAGCCCGGCGCGGCCGGCGCCGAACCGAACGGCTGGGGCAGCGCGTTCAGCGGCCCGGCCTGGACCCTGGACGAGACGACAGGCGAGTACTACCTGCACCTGTTCGCCAAGCAGCAGCCCGACCTCAACTGGGAGAACCCCGAGGTGCGCCAGGCCGTCTACTCGATGATGAACTGGTGGCTGGACCGCGGCGTCGACGGGTTCCGGATGGACGTGATCAACTTCATCGCCAAGCAGCTCGACCTGGTCAGCGGGCCGGCCGCTGCCTCCGACGGCGGCTCCCCGATGGGGGCGCAGATCCACGACTACCTGCAGGAGATGCATCGCGAGGTCTTCGCCGGTCGCCCCGGCGAGCACCTCACCGTGGGCGAGATGCCGGGGGTGAGCATCGACGACGCCGTGCTCTTCACGGATGCCGCGCGCGCGGAGGTCGACATGATCTTCCAGTTCGAGCACGTCTCGCTCGACCAGGGCGTGCACAAGTTCGATCCGCTGCCGCGCGACCTGGTCGCACTCAAGCGCAGCCTGGCGCGCTGGCAGGACGGCCTGGCCGAGACGGGCTGGAACAGCCTGTACCTGAACAACCACGACCAGCCGCGCCTGGTGTCCCGGTTCGGCAACGACACCTCGTGGCGCTACGAGTCGGCCACGCTCTGGGCCCTGGTGCTGCACCTGCACCGCGGCACGCCCTACATCTACCAGGGCGAAGAGATCGGCATGACGAACGTTCGGTTCGAGGGCATCGAGGACTACCGCGACATCGAGTCGCTCAACCACTACCGCGAGGCCGTGGAGCAGTTCGACCAGTCCCCCGCGAGCGTGCTGGCCGGGGTGCATGCAATGGGCCGCGACAACGCGCGCACTCCCATGCAGTGGGATGCGTCCGCCCACGCCGGTTTCACCACCGGCAGCCCCTGGATCGCCGCGAACCCGAACCACACCGAGATCAACGTGGCGGCCGACCGTGCGGCCGAGCGGAGCGTCTTCCGGTTCTACCAGCGGCTGATCGCGCTGCGGCACGACGACCCGGTGGTGGCGCTGGGCGCCTTCGAGCTGCTCGAACCCGAGCACGAACAGCTGTACGCGTTCACCCGCACCCTCGACGGCCAGGTGCTCCTGGTGCTCGCGAACGCGTCGGACACCCCGCTGACCCTGCAGGGCGAGTGGCTGCCCGACGACATCTCCGGCGCGGAGCTGCTGCTGGGCAACTACCCCGGCGACGGCGCCGCGGCGCTCCGCCCCTGGGAGGCCAGGCTCTACCGGCTCTGA
- a CDS encoding amino acid permease → MSLWRTKSIESSMADSLEKGHSLKRTLGTWDLMVMGVAVAVGAGIFSVGAKAAGSYAGPSVTLAFVLAAVTCALAIMCYAEFASAVPVAGSAYTFTYATLGELLAWIIGWDLILEMLTAAAVIAKYWGIYLSDVFELWNWNIPDTINVLGLNVSWGAFVIVAIFTTLLVLGTQLSARVASVFTIVKVAIVLFVIVVGAFFINPANYSPFIPESVPTTDGVGSDVWTQSLFSFMTGAAPAQYGIFGLLAGASLVFFAFIGFDVVATSAEEVKNPQKTLPRGIFAGLAIVTVLYVGVSLVLTGMVPYTVLADAKDASLATAFIAVGAGWAAQVISIGILAGLTTVIMVLLLGLSRVLFAMSRDGLLPRWLSVTSEKRRTPVRIQIITGAAVALIAGLTDVGVLEEMINIGTLSAFVLVSIAVVVLRKKRPDLKRSFKVPLSPYLPILSAALCLWLMLNLTTLTWVRFLVWLVLGFIVYFAYGRRHSLVGINAKLLVDATRREEIEREERAVRGE, encoded by the coding sequence ATGAGTCTTTGGCGTACCAAGAGCATCGAATCGTCGATGGCTGATTCCCTCGAGAAGGGGCACAGCCTCAAACGCACCCTCGGCACGTGGGACCTGATGGTCATGGGCGTGGCCGTCGCCGTGGGCGCCGGCATCTTCTCAGTAGGCGCCAAGGCCGCCGGCAGCTACGCCGGACCGTCGGTCACCCTCGCCTTCGTGCTCGCGGCCGTCACGTGCGCCCTGGCGATCATGTGTTACGCCGAGTTCGCCTCCGCGGTGCCCGTCGCCGGCTCCGCGTACACGTTCACCTACGCCACGCTCGGCGAGCTGCTCGCCTGGATCATCGGCTGGGACCTGATCCTCGAGATGCTCACCGCCGCCGCCGTGATCGCCAAGTACTGGGGCATCTACCTCAGCGACGTCTTCGAACTCTGGAACTGGAACATCCCGGACACCATCAACGTGCTCGGCCTCAACGTGAGCTGGGGCGCGTTCGTGATCGTCGCGATCTTCACCACCCTGCTGGTGCTCGGCACCCAGCTCTCCGCCCGGGTCGCCAGCGTGTTCACCATCGTCAAGGTGGCGATCGTGCTCTTCGTCATCGTCGTGGGCGCGTTCTTCATCAACCCGGCCAACTACTCGCCGTTCATCCCCGAGTCCGTGCCCACCACGGATGGTGTCGGTAGCGACGTGTGGACCCAGTCGCTGTTCTCCTTCATGACCGGTGCCGCCCCCGCCCAGTACGGCATCTTCGGCCTGCTCGCCGGTGCCTCGCTGGTGTTCTTCGCGTTCATCGGCTTCGATGTGGTGGCCACGAGCGCCGAAGAGGTCAAGAACCCGCAGAAGACCCTGCCGCGCGGCATCTTCGCGGGCCTGGCCATCGTCACGGTGCTCTACGTGGGTGTCAGCCTGGTGCTCACCGGCATGGTGCCGTACACCGTGCTCGCGGACGCGAAGGATGCCTCGCTGGCCACGGCGTTCATCGCCGTCGGCGCCGGCTGGGCCGCCCAGGTGATCTCCATCGGCATCCTGGCCGGCCTCACCACCGTGATCATGGTGCTGCTGCTCGGGCTCTCCCGGGTGCTCTTCGCCATGAGCCGGGACGGCCTGTTACCGCGCTGGCTCAGCGTCACCTCGGAGAAGCGCCGCACGCCGGTGCGCATCCAGATCATCACCGGCGCCGCGGTCGCGCTCATCGCGGGCCTCACCGATGTGGGTGTGCTCGAAGAGATGATCAACATCGGAACCCTTTCGGCGTTCGTGCTCGTGAGCATCGCGGTGGTGGTGCTGCGCAAGAAGCGCCCCGACCTCAAGCGCTCGTTCAAGGTGCCGCTGTCGCCGTACCTGCCGATCCTCTCGGCCGCGCTCTGCCTCTGGCTGATGCTCAACCTCACCACGCTCACCTGGGTGCGGTTCCTGGTCTGGCTGGTGCTCGGTTTCATCGTGTACTTCGCCTACGGACGTCGCCACTCGCTCGTGGGCATCAACGCCAAGCTGCTCGTCGACGCCACCCGGCGCGAGGAGATCGAACGCGAAGAACGCGCCGTCCGCGGCGAGTAG